The sequence atgacagatcctcaggataggtcatatatATCCGATTGGTGAAggtctgacaccccgcacccccTTGATCAGCTGATCGCTGCAGCCTCTGGTAATggagcaggaagcacagctccgctCACAGTGTGCTGGGttacatttacttcaatgggatcTGACCTGCAGTACCTGGCACGGCCATTACAGTGTCAGCGGAGCTATAGGGTTCTTCCTGCTCCACTCACAGCTCTAGTTCCAGCATCAGAGGCTGCAGGGACCTGCTGATCGGTGTGGGGCGCAGGGTGTcaagaccctcactgatcagatattaacagtatcaatatcaggagcctggaaacccCCCTTTAACCCACGTGCTGAAAATCTTGAAGGGGATTTTCAGGAGCCTTGTACCcttaggggttatccaggaaaagatatttgtgacgtaggcctcatgcacacgaccgttgttctggtccgcatccgagctgcagtttttgatgctcggatgcggatccagtcacttcagtggggccgcaaaagatgcagacagcactgcgtgtgagctgtccgcatccgttgctccgttccgtgggccgcaaaaaaaatataacatctcctattcttgtccgttttgcggacaagaataggcatttctacaatgggccgcccgttccgttctgtagattgcggaaggcacacaggcggcttccgtgttttgcggaccgcaaaaaagggaacggtcgtgtgcatgaggccttatcctcgggattggtcatcagtatcagatctgcgagGGTGCGACACctgggacctccgccgatcagctgtaagaggccttgagtgctgcagcctcttcccaggccagtgacatcactgtacatcggtcacatggcctagttgtagctcagctctattcaagtcaatggggctgagctgcaataccaagcactgccactaggcTTGAGTGAACCGACCTTCcaatcatagatctgaagttgaTTAGTTCAAATACtttgatctatgatccgaaggtcgGTTTGCTCAAACCtgactgctatacaatgtacggcgctgtcacCAGAGCTTCGGTGAGCTCAGGGCTCCCTgaaacatctgatcggcggggatcccactgatgtgatgatgatggcctatcctaaggataaagGTGGGTTTACACCGCACAGTGTTACAGCCGACAGTCAGCTGCTCGTTCactgaaggagaccgctgcatttacatgttttaattcaatatcagatcggcaggggtccatcgCCCAGGACCGATCGGCTGTTAGAAGAGACCAGCACTCGGTGATCGCTGcctcctaggtcatgtgacatcattGCTATTCTATGTACAACTTTGTCCTTGGAGTGCTGGCGGATGCCGGCTGCGCTCgccagagctctggtgagcacagggctccctgtaacagctgatcggcgggggtgctaggACTCGGATCCCCACTAatatgataatgatgacctatcctgagaatattatatttaggctccattcacacatccgcaattcctttccgcattttgcggaacggaattgcggacccatacatttctatggggccgcacgacgtgcttcccggatccggaattgcggacccgcacttctgggtctgcaactccgatcctgaaaaaaatagaacatgtcctattcttgtccgcaatagcggacaagaataggcatattcttatagtgccggcaatgtgcggtccgcaaaatgcggaacgcacattgccgctgtccgtgttttgtggatccgcaaaacacacacggatgtgtgaatggaccctaacccgGGTAAACCCTTTAACGGTGAAGCTGGTGCAGGGCTCATCTGAACCAAGCGCACCCTTTAGTCATTGGAGTTGGACCACCAGAGAGACTGTAATGCAGTTCCAGATGTTCAGCTAGCTGCTGTGTGACCGGTCTACTTCAATAGAAGTCTGTGCATCTCTAGATGATTTGCATTATCATTTTATGTCTTGAAATGGGACTCGATATCCTCCTCTTCCCTTCGGAGTCCTGTTACACGACATTATTAAGGGGAATATTGACAGTCATGGAGTTCGGAATACAAGAAAGTTGTGCCATGCCTCTTGGCACTTCATGGAAGAAGTAGTTGTAGCCATGTACGTGGAGATGTGTAAGCTTCTCACCACCCAAAAAGGCCATCTTCATTGTATCCTGACTTCTAAAGCCCCCATTGAAGACCTCATAGAGAGGGATGATGTCAAATAGATGTAGATGGTTATGATACTCATTTCTCTTATTTCTTCTCCGTTCTCCAGATATGTGATCGATGGAGCGACCGCCCTGTGGTGTGCAGCCGGTGCCGGACATTATGAAGTGGTGAAGCTGCTCGTCGGCCACGGAGCCAATGTTAATCACACAACTGTAACCAATTCCACTCCACTAAGGGCGGCCTGCTTTGATGGGAGACTTGACATTGTCCGCTTCCTTGTGGAGAATAATGCGAACATTGGTATTGCCAACAAGTACGACAACACGTGCCTAATGATTGCTGCTTATAAGGGCCATACGGATGtcgttcgttacctcctggggcagcGTGCTGATCCAAATGCCAGGGCTCATTGTGGAGCTACAGCTTTGCACTTTGCCGCTGAAGCTGGACACTTAGATATTGTGCGCGAACTGGTTACATGGAAAGCTGCGATGGTTGTCAATGGTCACGGGATGACCCCATTAAAAGTAGCAGCTGAGAGTTGCAAGGCGGAGGTGGTGGAACTGCTTCTTGCGCACTCGGATGTTGATCTCCAAAGTAGGGTAGAAGCGCTAGAGTTGTTGGGGGCATCCTTTGCCAATGATCGTGAAAATTACAATATTACCAAGACTTATCAGTACTTGTACCTGGCCATGCTGGAACGCTTCAGAGATCCCGACAACATCCTTCACAAGGAGGTCCTTCCCCCAATTTCAGCCTATGGCATGAGAACGGAATGTCGCACTCCGCGCGAGCTGGATGCTATTCGCCATGATACAGATGCATTACACATGGAGGGCTTGATTGTGCGGGAAAGGATTCTTGGGTCGGATAATATTGATGTGTCACATCCGATAATCTACCGAGGTGCCGTGTACGCAGACAACATGGAGTTTGAGCAGTGCATTAAGCTTTGGTTACATGCGCTGCAGCTACGGCAAAAGGGAAACCGAAACACGCACAAAGACCTGTTGAGGTTTGCTCAGGTATTCTCACAAATGATCCATCTGAATGAGCCGGTGAAGGCACACGACGTGGAGAATGTCTTGCGATGCAGTGTCTTGGAGATCGAACGTGGTATGACTCGGGTTCAGAATCCACAAGAGCCTGATGCTCATTCTGCACTGGAAAACCATGAATGCAATCTGTACACTTTTCTCTACCTCGTCTGCATCTCCACCAAGACCCAGTGCTCAGAAGAGGAGCAGTCGCGCGTCAACAAACAGATCTATCGGTTGGTGCACCTTGACCCTCGCACCCGGGAAGGTTGCAGCCTCTTACATTTAGCAGTTGACTCTAGCACTCCGGTAGATGATTTCCACACAAATGACGTTTGCAGCTTCCCTAGTGCCTCTGTAGCCAAATTGCTTATAGACTGTGGGGCGAATGTCAACGCTACGGACAATGTAGGCAACACCCCGCTTCATCTGATTGTCCAATACAACCGTCCCATAAGTGACTTTCTTACATTGCACTCCATCATTATCAGCTTGGTGGAGGCCGGTGCTCATACAGATATGACTAACAAAGAAAAGAAGACCCCGCTGGACCGGAGCACTACTGGGGTGTCCGAGATCCTTCTAAAAACACAGATGAAGCTGAGCTTGAAGTGCCTGGCTGCCCGGGCCGTGCGTCTACACAACATTAAATACCAGAACCAGATCCCACGAACACTTGAGGAGTTTGTAGAGTTTCACTAAATGCCTGCGTAGCCTAAGCCCATTTAATATGCATGTCGCGGTGTCCAGGATGGGGTCCACACCATTCCCGAAGATCCGTTTGCCTAATCTGACAGAGCAAGGGGCTGATCCAGTGCCAAGTCCCTTCATGTGTGTTGGTCTTCCGGCTTTGTACAGAAATTTTacttggaggaaaaaaaaaaataacgaaaCATTTGGAACGGGCATGTCATATTTCAGGGGACTTCTGTCCTCGCTAGATAGAGGACCCGAGATAAGGTGCTGAATTAAGTGTGTGGAGATCCTGTCGGGACAGGACATCTCATGGGGGACCAGAGCCCCCACTTTCTTTTTAATTCCATACAATGAGGCTTTGCACAATTTTACGTTGAATAGAATCGTGAATAATTTCATGAACCGAGCAGCAGCTTTTTAATTTTGCTTTAAAAGATGTTAATGCCTTATGGGGGAGTACAATGTGACTCTTCGTGTCTCCTGGGTCTTCACATCTTTTGTGACAAATTATGTGAGGCTTTTGAGAAATGTAACATCATTGAATGTGTGCCATTTTCCAGTACTGGACGTATTCCAGGTAGCCATATGTTGAATCGATTTTTGCTGGCTTTTTATATGGTCAGTGTCTGGATTCTCACCTTTTCTGTCTGAAATAAAATCTCAGGCTGGCTCCTAAAAACTTGTATCTGATGTTAATCTGTAGTCTGTCACCTGCAGCTCTCCTCCAGTCATGTCTTGTATACGGGTGAATCATTAAAGGTCTTCTTAGTTTGGGAAATCCTAAAGGCCCTGCCTGATGGCTCTGTGTGCAGGACTTCCACCCACTGCCTGATGGCTCTGTGTGCAGGACTTCCACCCACTGCCTGATGGCTCTGTGTGCAGGACTTCCACCCACTGCCTGATGGCTCTGTGTGCAGGACTTCCACCCACTGCCTGATGGCTCTGTGTGCAGGACTTCCACCCACTGCCTGATGGTCAGCCATGCTGTCACGAGGTGGTCACTTTCTCTTGCTGGGTAGTGAGTACACATAGGCACAGATTTACTAATGTCTGCACCTACAATCTGtctaaaaaattttggcacagctAGGATTTCTTAAATTTTTATGACTCTCGAAAAGAGAGGAGCCTATGAggtcatgtgttgaatctcaattCTGGAGTAAAATTCAGTCTTGGACTGCGCCATTTTTATAGCTGGTATAGAGTCAAAGaacagtgtctatccctgcaccagattcatcatccagcctgagcccctgggaTATATCTGGTGCAGATCTAGACAGCCTCcgtctacaggattagtaaatctgcccaataGTGTCTAGGAGATGACCAGTGGCAGTCATTACCACCACGTAAATCATGCGGTTGCATGGGGCCCCTGTGATCGGTTCTCTGACAGGGGGGTCACACAGTGCCGTAACTTTGCTGTGGACAGGCAGGGAACTGCCAGCAGGCACCGTGATTCTCGGCTGTCATGTGACAGGACAGGCAGCCAGGAATCAATGTTCCTGACGGTGGTCTCTTTAACTGGCTGGGGGGGACCACTGTGTCGGTGCAGCACATGACGCTGTGCACACAGCGCAGAGGCCTGGGAGCGGCTGAACTGTTCAACGCTGTGTGTCGGCCACTCTCAGGCCTCTTTACACGCTGCAGCCCACCAGTCAAAACGCGTGGAGTGGAAGTGTCCTGGAGGGGCAGTTAGGTGCAGAGGTTCTTGTGACTGCGCTACAGAAAGAAGTGCAGTGTGGATTCTGAATATGAATGGGGCAATACAATAGTGATCTGCTAGTGgtatgacgtcacatggcctcgcGCTacattggggtactttcacactagcgttattcttttccggcattgagttctgtcctagtggctcaataccggaaaagaactgatcagttttatcctaatgcattctgaattgagagtaatccgttcaggatgtctttagttccgtcactgtatggtttttggattgagaaaatactgcagcatgttggggctttatctccgtccaaaattctggaatgccggatccagcattttttcccattgaaatgcattaatcccGCGTGTGccagcaaaacggatcagtttttgcggtccgcgcatgctcagacagcaaaaaatgtttttctggatgacaccggagagagggatccggcatttcaatgcatttgtcagatggatcaggattctgatccgtctgacaaatgccatcagtttgcatacgttttgacggatccggcagggagttccggcgacggaactgcctgccggaatcctctaccgccggtgtgaaagtacccttagtcataATATGTGATGTAATGGTGATAAAACTGTGACTGTGATGTAATAGCCTGTTATTAGTAATATATATCATGTTAGGTTATTAACCCACAGACAGCATTATATCATGGATTATTACTAGGATATAATGGCATACAAATTATGTTTTTGATTAGGGCCCCCATACGTGCCAGGTCGGCCCCTGGAGATAACTACTGTCTTCTGACTTGTCATGAGGCGGATCTCTAACAAGTGCTGTGACCACTGTGGAGAGATGGGGGTACATGTTCCCACTGAAATAAGGTCCATTACTTTCAGTTTCTTCTTTTTGGGATTAGATATGAGTTTTGGGAAGGGGGTGGGGTAGAAGCAAGACAAAGCTGTGACTCTGCCAAGAACTGCAGACAACTACCATAGacttgggttgctagatggccgctagcacatccgcaatacccagtccccatagctctgtgtgcttttattgtgtgaaaaaaccgatttgatacatatgcaaattaacctgagatgagtcggggacaggcAGTGAAAACTACTAGACAGAACAGGAAGATGGCACTAAGGGGGTTGTCCTGGGAGAGAAGTAACTTTTCACAGGAGCCAGCTATAGAAAGAATCATACTTGCCTGCTTCCTGACGCTCTGGTCCCACATGCCGCCTCCAGTGTGTCCATCTTCTGGTCTGCTTGCCCTGCATAGACATGatcatctgctctgctgcagcagccAAAAGCTGGCTCCAGCGGTGATGTCTCCTGTGGACACCAGTCATAGGCTGCAGCGGAGCAGATGATCTTGTCGGAGAGGAAGTAAACAAGCCACGGACCTGAAGATGGACACATGGGAGCCAGCGGCCAGGACCGGAGCTGTGTATAGCAAGGGAGGTAGGAAGCTTTCCATAGCGGAGGCTGCAGGCACCTGTGAGAAGTTCTTCCCAGACAACTCCTCTATGGCAGCACTGAATATAGCGCCTCCACTTTTTACGTTTCTTTTCTTCCCATTTAGACTTGCACatgattctctgcatttccagGACACACATTTATAGCTTTTCTAACTTTTCTCTGAGATTCCTTACAATTACTAAGTGTATAACAGTGTTCTCCGGTTATTACATTTATAGGCACTTACAGGAATTTAGAAAATGTCAGGAATTTCTGAATTTGTTTTCCAAT is a genomic window of Bufo bufo chromosome 1, aBufBuf1.1, whole genome shotgun sequence containing:
- the FEM1B gene encoding protein fem-1 homolog B encodes the protein MREPVTWLPGRQKRAAASARLPAPRPVNTPFCSGFSVCTRNSSDVRVCFLQGRPEVSSRGLPAAAFPGMALEGLSVYVYKAAAEGRVLTLAALLLNRTESEVRSLLSSVTQHGGQRSTPLIIAARNGHSKVVRLLLEHYGVDTQQTGTVRFDGYVIDGATALWCAAGAGHYEVVKLLVGHGANVNHTTVTNSTPLRAACFDGRLDIVRFLVENNANIGIANKYDNTCLMIAAYKGHTDVVRYLLGQRADPNARAHCGATALHFAAEAGHLDIVRELVTWKAAMVVNGHGMTPLKVAAESCKAEVVELLLAHSDVDLQSRVEALELLGASFANDRENYNITKTYQYLYLAMLERFRDPDNILHKEVLPPISAYGMRTECRTPRELDAIRHDTDALHMEGLIVRERILGSDNIDVSHPIIYRGAVYADNMEFEQCIKLWLHALQLRQKGNRNTHKDLLRFAQVFSQMIHLNEPVKAHDVENVLRCSVLEIERGMTRVQNPQEPDAHSALENHECNLYTFLYLVCISTKTQCSEEEQSRVNKQIYRLVHLDPRTREGCSLLHLAVDSSTPVDDFHTNDVCSFPSASVAKLLIDCGANVNATDNVGNTPLHLIVQYNRPISDFLTLHSIIISLVEAGAHTDMTNKEKKTPLDRSTTGVSEILLKTQMKLSLKCLAARAVRLHNIKYQNQIPRTLEEFVEFH